In a single window of the Melioribacteraceae bacterium genome:
- a CDS encoding acyl-CoA dehydrogenase family protein produces the protein MSKFTGIDYFNIDSLLSEEEILVRNSVREFVDDKIIPLIEKHYRESTFPDHLIKDIADMNLFGITLPQKYGCAEMNNVIYGLVAQELERGDSAIRSFISVQNSLVMYPIFTFGSEDQKNHWLPRLAKGEAIGCFGLTEPDFGSNPGGMITTAKEVDGGFVINGAKMWITNGTIADVAVVWAKLNGVVNGFLVEKNTKGFSAPVMKGKHSLKASVTSELIFEDVLIPKENILPLANGLKSPLMCLNQARYGIAWGVVGSMMACYDATLNYAKSRVQFSKPIAAYQMTQEKLVYMLTEITKAQLLNLQLGRLKDLGTIRHTQISMAKRNNCEKALDIARVAREVFGANGILDEYPIMRHAQNLESVKTYEGTHEMHTLIIGEDITGYSAFE, from the coding sequence ATGAGCAAATTTACCGGGATCGATTATTTTAATATTGATTCTCTTCTCTCTGAAGAGGAAATTCTCGTACGCAACTCCGTTCGTGAATTTGTTGATGATAAAATAATCCCTTTAATTGAAAAACACTACCGCGAATCCACTTTCCCTGATCATCTAATAAAAGATATTGCTGATATGAATCTTTTCGGCATTACACTTCCTCAAAAATATGGTTGCGCGGAAATGAATAATGTGATCTATGGATTAGTTGCTCAAGAATTAGAGAGGGGCGACAGCGCGATTAGGAGTTTTATTTCGGTACAAAATTCATTGGTGATGTACCCAATTTTTACTTTCGGCAGTGAAGATCAAAAGAATCATTGGCTTCCAAGATTGGCTAAAGGAGAGGCTATTGGTTGTTTCGGATTAACTGAACCTGATTTTGGCTCAAATCCAGGTGGAATGATTACTACTGCCAAAGAAGTAGATGGTGGGTTTGTAATTAATGGCGCAAAGATGTGGATTACAAATGGCACCATTGCCGATGTCGCAGTTGTTTGGGCTAAACTTAATGGTGTTGTTAATGGATTTCTTGTTGAAAAGAACACAAAAGGTTTTTCTGCCCCAGTTATGAAGGGTAAACATTCTCTCAAAGCTTCGGTGACTTCTGAATTAATTTTTGAAGATGTATTAATTCCTAAGGAAAATATTCTCCCTCTTGCTAACGGTTTAAAATCCCCGCTGATGTGCTTAAATCAAGCGAGATATGGAATTGCTTGGGGAGTTGTTGGGTCCATGATGGCTTGTTATGATGCCACGTTGAATTATGCCAAATCAAGAGTACAATTTTCCAAACCAATTGCTGCTTATCAAATGACGCAAGAAAAATTGGTTTATATGTTAACGGAAATCACTAAAGCACAGTTGTTAAATCTGCAGTTGGGAAGATTGAAAGATTTAGGAACAATAAGGCATACTCAAATTTCAATGGCGAAAAGAAATAATTGTGAAAAGGCACTCGATATCGCCAGAGTAGCGAGAGAGGTTTTTGGCGCGAATGGAATTTTAGATGAATACCCAATAATGAGACACGCACAAAATTTGGAATCTGTAAAAACTTACGAGGGCACTCACGAAATGCATACTCTGATAATTGGTGAAGATATCACCGGTTATTCAGCATTTGAATAA